A genomic segment from Saimiri boliviensis isolate mSaiBol1 chromosome 14, mSaiBol1.pri, whole genome shotgun sequence encodes:
- the MOB3A gene encoding MOB kinase activator 3A codes for MSNPFLKQVFNKDKTFRPKRKFEPGTQRFELHKKAQASLNAGLDLRLAVQLPPGEDLHDWVAVHVVDFFNRVNLIYGTISDGCTEQSCPVMSGGPKYEYRWQDEHKFRKPTALSAPRYMDLLMDWIEAQINNEDLFPTNVGTPFPKNFLQTVRKILSRLFRVFVHVYIHHFDRIAQMGSEAHVNTCYKHFYYFVKEFGLIDTKELEPLKEMTARMCH; via the exons ATGTCCAACCCTTTCCTGAAGCAAGTCTTCAACAAGGACAAGACGTTCCGCCCCAAGCGCAAGTTCGAGCCGGGCACACAGCGCTTCGAGCTGCACAAGAAGGCGCAGGCGTCGCTCAACGCGGGGCTGGACCTGCGGCTGGCCGTGCAGCTGCCCCCGGGCGAGGACCTCCACGACTGGGTGGCCGTGCACGTGGTGGACTTCTTCAACCGCGTCAACCTCATCTACGGCACCATCAGCGACGGCTGCACGGAGCAGTCCTGCCCCGTCATGTCGGGGGGCCCCAAGTACGAGTACCGCTGGCAGGACGAGCACAAGTTCCGGAAGCCCACGGCGCTCTCCGCGCCCCGGTACATGGACCTGCTGATGGACTGGATCGAGGCGCAGATCAACAACGAGGACCTCTTCCCCACCAACGTCG GCACACCCTTCCCCAAGAACTTTCTGCAGACGGTGCGGAAGATCCTGTCGCGGTTGTTCCGCGTGTTCGTGCACGTCTACATCCACCACTTCGACCGCATCGCACAGATGGGCTCCGAGGCCCACGTGAACACCTGCTACAAGCACTTCTACTACTTCGTCAAGGAGTTCGGCCTCATCGACACCAAGGAGCTGGAGCCACTG